One genomic segment of Thermoanaerobaculia bacterium includes these proteins:
- a CDS encoding FtsQ-type POTRA domain-containing protein, with the protein MTARDLTPAAEARVLPFRRPASAVRVRRKSPWLALGRHFAQALLLVGAPIAIGLWLFSSPTFALTRLDVDGNRFVERAWVDRALSPLLGANLLSLPLPLVEEMLSANPWVEGVTVQKRLPNELRVSLVERRPAALLRDGLTLAYLDAEGRTIAALDPVRDPLRGPRDLLLVSVAPSTGAAPAGAFAVARELEATAPRWAASLSEIEVLGEGDFRLYLGELAFPLLVRSGTLKERLAELERLLPKLDQRYPKLSFIDLRFDRRIIFQPAL; encoded by the coding sequence GTGACGGCCCGCGACCTGACGCCGGCCGCCGAGGCGCGGGTGTTGCCGTTCCGGCGCCCCGCGAGTGCGGTGCGCGTCCGCAGGAAGAGCCCCTGGCTGGCGCTCGGTCGGCACTTCGCGCAGGCGCTGCTGCTGGTCGGCGCGCCGATCGCGATCGGCCTCTGGCTCTTCTCCTCGCCGACCTTCGCCCTGACGCGGCTCGACGTCGACGGCAACCGGTTCGTCGAGCGCGCCTGGGTGGACCGGGCGCTCTCACCGTTGCTGGGCGCCAATCTGCTCTCGCTGCCGTTGCCGCTCGTCGAGGAGATGTTGTCGGCGAATCCGTGGGTCGAAGGCGTCACCGTGCAGAAGCGCCTGCCGAACGAGCTGCGCGTCTCGCTCGTCGAGCGCCGGCCGGCGGCGCTGCTACGCGACGGCCTGACACTCGCCTACCTCGACGCCGAGGGCCGGACGATCGCGGCATTGGATCCCGTGCGCGACCCGTTGCGCGGCCCGCGCGATCTGCTTCTGGTGTCGGTCGCGCCGTCGACCGGCGCGGCGCCAGCGGGAGCCTTCGCGGTCGCGCGCGAGCTCGAAGCGACCGCGCCGCGATGGGCCGCCAGCCTCTCCGAGATCGAGGTCCTGGGCGAAGGCGACTTTCGTCTCTATCTCGGGGAGCTCGCGTTCCCCCTTCTGGTGCGTTCCGGCACACTCAAGGAGCGACTGGCGGAGCTCGAGAGGCTCCTCCCGAAGCTCGACCAGCGTTACCCGAAGCTTTCATTCATCGATCTCCGATTTGATCGTCGGATCATTTTTCAACCCGCACTCTAG
- the ftsA gene encoding cell division protein FtsA: MAKAEQYVVGIDIGSSKVAVLIGQRDGKGALEVAGRGTAPNRGTRRGNIVNVEAAVEALKAASEEAEVMAGVEISRAYVGVAGADVRCVNARGMVSVARKDREIGKTDIQRALGAAQSAALPSDREILHAIAQEFVVDEQGGISDPLGMLGGRLEVQVHLITGQVTRSKTLLTCVNRAGIEVAEMVFEPLATAEAVLTPDERDLGVLLIDIGAGTTGYALFSEGEIQHSAVLPIGAGHFTNDLAMVLRTPYAEAERIKIREGCCLLSMVQEEEGVSVPAVAGGAPRVVPKREICEILQPRAEELVSLVREDLGKNGWDGQLRGGIVLTGGGAQLDGLLELCGQAFNASVRYGLPHGLGGLVDVIHSPGWSTAAGLLQYAVAAEQNHERRPRRGGFSVRGVMGSLRNVFSDLL, from the coding sequence ATGGCCAAAGCAGAACAGTACGTCGTAGGAATCGACATCGGCTCCTCCAAGGTCGCGGTGCTCATCGGGCAGCGTGACGGGAAGGGTGCGCTCGAGGTCGCCGGCCGTGGCACCGCTCCCAACCGGGGCACACGGCGCGGCAACATCGTGAATGTCGAGGCGGCCGTGGAAGCCCTCAAGGCCGCGAGCGAAGAGGCCGAAGTCATGGCCGGTGTGGAGATCTCGCGCGCCTACGTCGGAGTGGCCGGGGCCGACGTGCGCTGCGTGAACGCGCGCGGCATGGTGTCGGTGGCGCGGAAGGACCGCGAGATCGGGAAGACCGACATCCAGCGCGCGCTCGGCGCGGCCCAGTCGGCGGCGCTACCCTCCGATCGCGAGATCCTGCACGCCATCGCGCAGGAGTTCGTGGTCGACGAGCAGGGCGGCATCAGCGATCCCCTCGGGATGCTGGGAGGCCGGCTCGAGGTTCAGGTCCACCTCATCACCGGCCAGGTGACGCGCTCGAAGACGCTGCTCACCTGCGTCAATCGCGCCGGCATCGAGGTCGCGGAGATGGTCTTCGAGCCGCTCGCGACGGCCGAGGCCGTGCTGACGCCGGACGAGCGCGACCTCGGCGTGCTGCTCATCGACATCGGCGCCGGCACCACCGGCTACGCGCTGTTTTCCGAAGGCGAGATCCAGCACTCGGCGGTCCTGCCGATCGGCGCCGGCCACTTCACCAACGACCTCGCCATGGTCCTGCGAACGCCTTACGCCGAGGCCGAGCGGATCAAGATCCGCGAAGGCTGCTGCCTGCTCTCGATGGTCCAGGAGGAGGAGGGCGTTTCGGTGCCGGCGGTCGCCGGAGGGGCGCCGCGGGTCGTTCCGAAGCGCGAAATCTGCGAGATCCTGCAGCCGCGCGCCGAGGAGCTGGTCTCGCTCGTGCGCGAGGATCTGGGCAAGAACGGTTGGGACGGGCAGCTGCGCGGCGGCATCGTCCTCACCGGCGGGGGAGCTCAGCTCGACGGCCTGCTCGAGCTCTGCGGCCAAGCCTTCAACGCCAGCGTCCGCTACGGCCTGCCGCACGGGCTGGGCGGGCTCGTCGACGTCATCCATTCGCCGGGCTGGTCGACGGCCGCCGGCCTCCTGCAGTACGCGGTCGCCGCCGAACAGAACCACGAGCGCCGTCCGCGGCGCGGTGGCTTCTCGGTGCGCGGCGTGATGGGAAGCCTGCGCAACGTCTTCTCGGACCTGCTCTGA
- a CDS encoding DUF4010 domain-containing protein produces MTSELQTTLLNLAVAALGGLAVGIEREWSARRPGEPARFGGVRTFLLLGLTGGFAAVLFRAVDPLFGLVLFAAGLSLVLLAYLVSAWRGTIDATSEVAGLLVLGAGAAAGFGMLTVASAVAAGTALVLVEKGRMHAAVARLESVGLEAGARFAVLALVVLPVLPHGPIEKLGGIEPQKLWAVVLIFAGLSFAGYIALRLVGPERGYSVAGFLGGLVSSTAVTFNFARESRHEPDNAPAAKALALGVVAACTILPLRVGLVSAALYLPVAKALAPALVLPLVAGAIAIAYAWFRKAQGDGAPRIPDNPLRLGAAIQMALLFQIVLWVLEALRERVGSTGLVASSALLGLTDMDALTFSITELAGRSGAAADGPAALAPETAARGLIVGMLANTVFKAAVATALGANAFRLRVVAALAILGGLLALGLLWI; encoded by the coding sequence ATGACCTCCGAACTGCAGACGACACTCCTCAATCTGGCCGTGGCCGCACTGGGCGGCCTTGCGGTCGGAATCGAGCGTGAATGGTCGGCGCGCCGGCCGGGAGAGCCCGCCCGGTTCGGCGGAGTGCGGACGTTTCTGCTCCTCGGCCTCACCGGCGGGTTCGCGGCCGTGCTCTTCCGCGCGGTCGACCCCCTGTTCGGCCTCGTTCTGTTCGCCGCCGGCCTCTCCCTGGTGCTGCTCGCCTATCTCGTCTCGGCCTGGCGTGGGACGATCGACGCCACTTCCGAGGTGGCGGGCCTGCTGGTACTCGGCGCCGGCGCGGCGGCTGGCTTCGGCATGCTCACCGTCGCCAGCGCGGTCGCCGCGGGCACGGCGCTGGTGCTGGTCGAGAAGGGCCGGATGCATGCCGCCGTCGCGCGCCTCGAGTCGGTCGGGCTCGAGGCCGGAGCGCGATTCGCCGTTCTCGCTCTCGTCGTGCTGCCGGTACTGCCCCACGGTCCGATCGAGAAGTTGGGCGGCATCGAGCCGCAGAAGCTCTGGGCCGTAGTGCTGATCTTCGCCGGGCTGTCGTTCGCCGGCTACATCGCGCTGCGTCTCGTCGGGCCGGAGCGCGGTTACAGCGTAGCCGGTTTCCTCGGCGGCCTGGTGTCGTCGACGGCGGTCACCTTCAACTTCGCGCGCGAGAGCCGCCACGAGCCCGACAATGCGCCTGCCGCCAAGGCGCTGGCGCTCGGCGTCGTCGCCGCCTGCACCATCCTGCCGCTGCGGGTCGGCCTGGTCTCGGCGGCGCTCTACCTGCCCGTGGCCAAGGCGCTCGCGCCCGCCCTCGTCCTGCCGCTCGTCGCGGGCGCCATCGCGATCGCCTACGCCTGGTTCCGCAAGGCGCAGGGCGACGGCGCGCCGCGGATTCCGGACAATCCGCTGCGCCTCGGAGCGGCGATCCAGATGGCGCTCCTCTTCCAGATCGTCCTCTGGGTACTCGAGGCACTGCGCGAACGCGTCGGTTCGACGGGCCTGGTGGCGAGCTCGGCTCTCCTCGGCCTGACCGACATGGACGCTCTCACCTTCTCGATCACCGAGCTCGCGGGGCGATCGGGCGCGGCCGCCGACGGTCCAGCCGCTCTCGCGCCCGAGACCGCGGCGCGCGGTCTGATCGTCGGCATGCTCGCCAACACGGTTTTCAAGGCGGCGGTCGCGACGGCGCTCGGCGCGAACGCCTTCCGCCTGCGCGTGGTCGCGGCGCTCGCCATCCTGGGCGGCCTGCTCGCGCTCGGGCTGCTCTGGATCTGA
- a CDS encoding GNAT family N-acetyltransferase, with the protein MKLPEGGAGAAGGEVTLRAETPADRGFLFSVYAATRDADLEQVPWTDAQKQAFLWQQFEAQDHEYRRAYPDGRFSVIELSTNPVGRLYLRHGATDTRIIDLALLPEFRNWGIGSRLLGDLTRDADHSGRSLSIHVEVFNSGARRLYERFGFEVTEDKGVYLLLTRPLQPRR; encoded by the coding sequence ATGAAGCTCCCCGAGGGCGGCGCCGGGGCGGCCGGCGGCGAGGTCACGTTGCGGGCGGAGACCCCAGCGGATCGTGGTTTTCTGTTCTCGGTCTACGCCGCGACGCGCGACGCCGATCTCGAGCAGGTGCCCTGGACCGACGCCCAGAAGCAGGCTTTCCTCTGGCAGCAGTTCGAGGCCCAGGACCATGAGTACCGGCGTGCTTATCCCGACGGTCGCTTCTCGGTCATCGAGCTCTCCACCAACCCGGTCGGCCGGCTCTACCTCCGGCACGGCGCGACCGACACCCGCATCATCGACCTGGCGCTCCTCCCCGAGTTCCGCAACTGGGGTATCGGCAGCCGGCTGCTGGGCGATCTGACGCGAGATGCCGACCACTCGGGCCGCTCCCTCTCGATTCACGTCGAGGTCTTCAACAGCGGCGCGCGGCGCCTCTACGAGCGCTTCGGCTTCGAGGTCACCGAGGACAAAGGGGTCTACCTGCTCCTCACCCGGCCGCTGCAGCCGAGGCGATAG
- a CDS encoding ribbon-helix-helix protein, CopG family, with translation MKAVQISIDTELLRRIDHDPEARADGRSAFVRTAVEVYLAAKERREVEAQLVKAYSGQSDAMLDEVAELLSGQSWPNE, from the coding sequence ATGAAGGCGGTACAGATCTCGATCGACACGGAGCTCCTGCGCCGGATCGACCACGACCCAGAGGCGCGCGCAGACGGTCGCTCGGCTTTCGTTCGCACCGCCGTTGAGGTCTATCTCGCCGCCAAGGAGCGGCGTGAGGTCGAGGCGCAACTCGTCAAGGCGTACAGCGGGCAATCCGATGCCATGCTCGACGAGGTGGCCGAGCTCCTGAGTGGGCAATCGTGGCCGAACGAATGA
- a CDS encoding type II toxin-antitoxin system PemK/MazF family toxin, with product MSRGQIWMLELARPDKRRPVLILSRSSLIPLLQTVTVAAVTSTLRGAPTEVALDLAEGLKQTSCVNLCNLFTVRKDQLRTFVGSLSRQKMSDVCRALDVATGCGSE from the coding sequence ATGAGCCGGGGCCAGATCTGGATGCTCGAGCTCGCCCGCCCCGACAAACGACGGCCGGTGCTCATCCTGAGTCGTTCCAGCCTCATTCCTCTCCTGCAAACGGTGACGGTGGCTGCCGTGACCTCGACGCTTCGCGGGGCCCCCACCGAGGTGGCGCTGGATCTCGCGGAAGGTCTGAAGCAGACGTCGTGCGTGAACCTCTGCAATCTCTTCACCGTCCGCAAGGATCAACTACGGACCTTCGTCGGGAGCCTCAGCCGGCAGAAGATGTCCGATGTATGCCGGGCGCTGGATGTAGCGACAGGGTGCGGCAGCGAATGA
- the ftsZ gene encoding cell division protein FtsZ — protein MSMLDCDVVPAKIKVIGVGGGGGNAVNRMIASNLRGIEFIAGNTDLQALAKCKAQLKLQLGREITRGLGAGADPEVGRKAALEDTERILEMLDGADMIFLTAGMGGGTGTGALPILASLASEIGALTVAVVTKPFAFEGRRRMQIAERGIEELRDSVDTLITIPNERLLSFVERGTPLAEAFRIADDVLRQAVQGISDLITVPGEVNVDFADVRAIMSGMGMALMGTGIAKGENRALEASQRAISSPLLEETSIEGAKGVLINVSGGRDLTLHEVAEAARIIQGAVDPDANIITGMVIDESLDEEMKVTVIATGFRYAGETPERAAASAGMPLRSSAGASSAPIGPRYAASAGSGAASRTSAPEPKREEAAAELPFYRKVLAQGSRGDDPGGFGPNWSNVDDYDIPTVLRKQMD, from the coding sequence ATGTCGATGCTGGACTGCGACGTGGTGCCTGCGAAGATCAAGGTGATCGGCGTCGGCGGCGGCGGCGGCAACGCCGTGAACCGGATGATCGCCTCCAATCTGCGCGGCATCGAGTTCATCGCCGGCAACACCGACCTCCAGGCGCTCGCCAAGTGCAAGGCCCAGCTCAAGCTGCAGCTCGGCCGGGAGATCACCCGGGGCTTAGGCGCGGGCGCCGACCCCGAGGTGGGAAGGAAAGCCGCGCTCGAGGACACCGAGCGCATCCTCGAGATGCTCGACGGCGCCGACATGATCTTCCTCACCGCCGGCATGGGCGGCGGCACCGGTACCGGCGCGTTGCCGATCCTGGCCTCGCTCGCCTCCGAGATCGGGGCGCTCACCGTCGCGGTGGTGACCAAGCCGTTCGCCTTCGAAGGCCGGCGCCGGATGCAGATCGCCGAACGCGGTATCGAGGAGCTGCGCGACTCGGTCGACACCCTGATCACCATCCCGAACGAGCGCCTGCTCTCCTTCGTGGAGCGCGGCACGCCGCTCGCCGAGGCCTTCCGGATCGCCGACGACGTGCTGCGCCAGGCGGTGCAGGGGATCTCCGACCTGATCACTGTTCCCGGCGAGGTGAACGTCGACTTCGCCGACGTCCGGGCGATCATGTCCGGAATGGGAATGGCGCTCATGGGCACCGGCATCGCCAAGGGCGAGAATCGGGCCCTCGAGGCGTCGCAGCGGGCGATCAGCTCGCCGCTGCTCGAGGAGACCTCGATCGAAGGTGCCAAGGGTGTGCTGATCAACGTCTCGGGAGGTCGGGATCTCACCCTTCACGAAGTCGCGGAGGCCGCGCGCATCATTCAGGGCGCCGTCGATCCGGACGCCAATATCATCACCGGCATGGTGATCGACGAGAGCCTGGACGAAGAGATGAAGGTCACGGTGATCGCGACCGGTTTCCGCTATGCGGGCGAGACGCCCGAGCGCGCCGCGGCCTCCGCCGGTATGCCGCTGCGTTCGAGTGCCGGCGCGAGCTCCGCGCCGATCGGCCCGCGCTACGCGGCGTCGGCAGGCAGCGGAGCTGCAAGCCGGACGTCCGCTCCCGAGCCGAAGCGCGAGGAGGCAGCGGCGGAGCTCCCGTTCTACCGCAAGGTGCTCGCCCAGGGCTCGCGCGGCGACGATCCGGGCGGCTTCGGGCCGAACTGGTCGAACGTCGACGACTACGACATCCCGACCGTCCTCCGCAAGCAGATGGACTGA
- a CDS encoding VanZ family protein, whose amino-acid sequence MPPFRSARERRLWIAVAVAVGALLAALYPLQFVLDALRSRNLLRVSIAALFLFCATATVGSLARRRAPLLAWLVLAATGAVYAGLALAMEVPQERLHLVEYGALALLVRAAVAESVAVRALGERVTSVDIWALGAVTLIGWLDEAVQGVLPNRMYDLRDVAWNALAAGLALAAATAMRATMTGAERAGERAEP is encoded by the coding sequence GTGCCTCCTTTCCGCAGCGCTCGCGAGCGGCGGCTCTGGATCGCCGTCGCGGTCGCGGTGGGCGCCCTGCTCGCGGCGCTCTATCCGCTGCAATTCGTCCTCGACGCGTTGCGCTCGCGCAATCTCTTGCGTGTGAGCATCGCCGCCCTCTTCCTTTTCTGCGCGACGGCGACGGTCGGCTCTCTGGCGCGGCGCCGCGCGCCGCTACTGGCCTGGCTGGTGCTGGCCGCGACCGGCGCGGTCTACGCCGGCCTCGCCCTCGCCATGGAGGTGCCGCAGGAGCGCCTCCATCTCGTCGAGTACGGAGCACTGGCGCTGCTGGTCCGCGCGGCGGTCGCGGAAAGCGTCGCCGTTCGGGCGCTCGGCGAGCGCGTCACCAGCGTCGACATCTGGGCGCTGGGAGCCGTCACCCTGATCGGATGGCTCGACGAGGCGGTGCAGGGGGTTCTGCCCAACCGGATGTACGATCTGCGTGACGTCGCCTGGAACGCCCTCGCTGCGGGTTTGGCACTCGCTGCCGCCACTGCGATGCGGGCGACGATGACCGGGGCGGAGCGTGCCGGGGAGCGCGCGGAACCATGA